A part of Muntiacus reevesi chromosome 12, mMunRee1.1, whole genome shotgun sequence genomic DNA contains:
- the ENY2 gene encoding transcription and mRNA export factor ENY2 isoform X1, translated as MVVSKMNKDAQMRAAINQKLIETGERERLKELLRAKLIECGWKDQLKAHCKEVIKEKGLEHVTVDDLVAEITPKGRALVPDSVKKELLQRIRTFLAQHASL; from the exons ATGGTG GTTAGCAAGATGAACAAAGATGCGCAGATGAGAGCAGCGATTAACCAAAAGTTGATAGAAACTGGAGAAAGAGAACG CCTCAAAGAGTTGCTGAGAGCTAAATTAATTGAATGTGGCTGGAAGGATCAGTTGAAGGCACACTGTAAAG AGGTAATTAAAGAAAAGGGACTAGAACACGTTACTGTTGATGACTTGGTGGCTGAAATCACACCAAAAGGCAGAG ccCTGGTACCTGACAGTGTAAAGAAGGAACTCCTACAAAGAATAAGAACATTCCTTGCTCAGCATGCCAGCCTTTAA
- the ENY2 gene encoding transcription and mRNA export factor ENY2 isoform X2: MNKDAQMRAAINQKLIETGERERLKELLRAKLIECGWKDQLKAHCKEVIKEKGLEHVTVDDLVAEITPKGRALVPDSVKKELLQRIRTFLAQHASL, from the exons ATGAACAAAGATGCGCAGATGAGAGCAGCGATTAACCAAAAGTTGATAGAAACTGGAGAAAGAGAACG CCTCAAAGAGTTGCTGAGAGCTAAATTAATTGAATGTGGCTGGAAGGATCAGTTGAAGGCACACTGTAAAG AGGTAATTAAAGAAAAGGGACTAGAACACGTTACTGTTGATGACTTGGTGGCTGAAATCACACCAAAAGGCAGAG ccCTGGTACCTGACAGTGTAAAGAAGGAACTCCTACAAAGAATAAGAACATTCCTTGCTCAGCATGCCAGCCTTTAA